In the Chitinophagales bacterium genome, one interval contains:
- the efp gene encoding elongation factor P — MASTSEIKKGLCMVIDGNLWVVVDFLHVKPGKGPAFVRTKLKNVKTKKVVEQTIPAGHSIETARVERRAFQYLYNDESGYHFMNNETYDQVAIDGDMINNPQLLKEGQTVEMLLHAETEETLTVEMPASVALKVTETYDAVAGNTATNATKEATVETGAKIQVPLFVNEGDLIKINTDSCAYMERVKA; from the coding sequence ATGGCAAGTACGTCGGAAATAAAGAAAGGACTATGCATGGTTATCGATGGTAATCTATGGGTAGTTGTAGATTTTCTTCATGTTAAACCAGGCAAGGGTCCAGCATTCGTGAGAACAAAACTTAAAAATGTAAAAACCAAGAAAGTAGTAGAGCAAACCATACCAGCTGGTCATTCAATTGAAACAGCAAGAGTGGAACGAAGAGCATTTCAATATCTTTATAACGATGAGTCTGGATATCATTTTATGAATAACGAAACCTATGACCAAGTGGCGATAGATGGGGATATGATTAATAATCCACAATTGCTCAAAGAAGGGCAAACCGTGGAAATGCTTCTCCATGCTGAGACCGAAGAAACATTGACGGTAGAAATGCCAGCTTCGGTAGCTTTAAAAGTTACGGAAACATATGATGCCGTGGCTGGAAATACGGCTACTAATGCCACAAAAGAAGCAACTGTAGAAACTGGCGCAAAGATTCAAGTGCCACTTTTTGTGAATGAAGGTGACCTAATCAAAATAAATACAGACTCATGTGCTTATATGGAGCGTGTAAAAGCTTAA
- a CDS encoding pyridoxine 5'-phosphate synthase has translation MTKLSVNINKVATIRNARGGDYPNVIEFAKKCMEYGADGITIHPRPDQRHIKFQDVEDLSQFLPIDNCEFNIEGYPDEYFIAMVLKYIPSQVTLVPDPPHILTSDTGWDTIQKADFLRPIIAKFQHAGIRVSLFMDTDADMIRKAKDLGADRIEFYTGQYFKDYPVDKEKAVQCFVQANQVALDCGLVVNAGHDLNLDNLKYFKDSIPNLAEVSIGHWLISDCLYYGLQNVIPMYKRLLK, from the coding sequence ATGACTAAACTCTCTGTAAACATCAACAAAGTAGCTACCATCCGCAATGCTCGTGGAGGTGACTATCCCAATGTCATTGAATTTGCGAAAAAATGCATGGAGTATGGTGCAGATGGCATCACTATCCATCCTCGTCCAGACCAGCGCCATATCAAATTTCAAGATGTAGAAGATTTGAGTCAATTTCTCCCTATAGACAATTGTGAATTCAATATCGAAGGCTATCCCGATGAGTATTTTATAGCTATGGTATTGAAGTATATACCTAGTCAAGTTACCTTAGTGCCCGATCCGCCGCATATTCTTACGTCTGATACAGGCTGGGACACGATCCAAAAAGCAGATTTTTTGCGACCTATTATTGCTAAATTTCAGCATGCAGGTATCCGAGTGTCACTTTTTATGGATACCGATGCGGATATGATACGCAAGGCAAAAGATCTCGGTGCAGATAGAATAGAATTCTATACAGGTCAATATTTTAAAGATTATCCAGTAGACAAGGAGAAAGCTGTTCAATGTTTTGTACAAGCGAATCAAGTGGCTCTGGATTGTGGATTGGTCGTCAATGCGGGTCATGATCTTAATCTTGATAATTTGAAGTATTTCAAAGATAGTATTCCAAATCTAGCGGAAGTATCTATCGGTCATTGGCTTATTAGTGACTGTCTCTACTATGGATTACAGAATGTGATACCGATGTATAAAAGACTATTGAAGTAA
- a CDS encoding SDR family oxidoreductase, whose translation MYNLLKGKKGIIFGALNADSIAWKVAQRAHAEGAQIILTNAPVAMRLGEINKLAEECNAPVIPADATKNEDLENLFSKAMEHFGGKVDFVLHSIGMSINIRKNRSYAESVHDDFIKGMDISALSLHRTLAATWKLDALAAGSSVLSLSYIAAQRTFPGYGDMADNKSYLESITRSFGYYYGKKNGTRVNSISQSPTKTSAGSGIAGFNAFYNYAQKMSPLGNATADECADYCITMFSDLTKKVTMQNLFHDGGFSFTGVSEEVMEMFMDKE comes from the coding sequence ATGTATAATCTACTCAAAGGAAAAAAAGGAATCATATTTGGTGCACTCAATGCGGACTCTATAGCATGGAAAGTAGCTCAGCGGGCTCATGCAGAAGGTGCGCAAATTATTTTAACCAATGCACCAGTGGCTATGCGCTTGGGAGAAATTAATAAATTAGCTGAAGAGTGCAATGCACCTGTAATACCCGCAGATGCTACCAAAAATGAAGACCTAGAAAATTTGTTTTCAAAGGCAATGGAACATTTTGGCGGTAAAGTTGATTTTGTTCTGCATAGTATCGGTATGAGCATCAATATTCGCAAGAATAGAAGTTATGCTGAGTCTGTGCATGATGATTTTATCAAAGGAATGGATATCTCAGCCCTTTCCCTGCATAGAACCTTGGCAGCAACTTGGAAATTAGATGCATTGGCTGCAGGTAGTTCTGTTTTATCATTATCCTATATAGCAGCACAGCGAACTTTCCCTGGCTATGGAGATATGGCAGATAATAAATCTTATCTAGAATCCATTACTCGATCATTTGGATACTATTATGGCAAGAAAAATGGTACACGAGTCAATTCTATTTCACAATCGCCTACCAAAACCTCTGCGGGTAGTGGGATAGCTGGATTTAATGCCTTCTATAACTATGCGCAAAAAATGTCGCCACTGGGAAATGCAACTGCGGATGAATGTGCAGACTATTGTATCACTATGTTCTCTGACCTTACGAAAAAAGTCACTATGCAAAATCTTTTCCATGATGGAGGATTTTCATTTACAGGAGTCAGTGAGGAGGTGATGGAGATGTTTATGGATAAGGAATAG
- the pyrF gene encoding orotidine-5'-phosphate decarboxylase yields MNRKELINQIRSKKSFLCVGLDPDIHKLPNHLPKSAEGVKTFCLEIINSTLEYCVSYKLNAAFFESLGWEGFKVFEEVVASIPSTHFIIADAKRGDIGNTSELYARAFFERMNCDALTINPYMGSDSVKPFLNHENKWAIVLGLTSNEGAKDFELLEWNNQFVFEKVISKCASWGSPDNMMFVIGATKAEYYSKIRKIIPHHFLLIPGVGAQGGSMEDVCKELMNEDIGILVNSSREIIYASNREDFAAKAGEKAKKMWDEMKGYFE; encoded by the coding sequence ATGAATAGAAAAGAATTAATTAATCAAATAAGAAGCAAGAAGAGCTTCCTTTGTGTCGGCTTGGATCCCGATATTCATAAATTGCCCAATCATCTACCAAAATCAGCAGAGGGCGTCAAAACATTCTGTCTAGAAATAATTAATTCTACATTAGAATATTGTGTATCGTATAAACTCAATGCTGCTTTTTTTGAGTCATTAGGTTGGGAGGGATTCAAGGTTTTTGAAGAAGTGGTTGCTTCTATACCGTCGACGCATTTTATCATAGCGGATGCCAAGCGAGGTGATATCGGCAATACCTCCGAACTCTATGCCCGTGCCTTTTTTGAGCGTATGAACTGTGATGCATTAACAATAAATCCCTATATGGGTAGCGATAGCGTGAAACCATTTCTAAACCATGAAAATAAATGGGCTATAGTATTAGGATTGACATCCAACGAAGGCGCAAAAGATTTTGAACTATTGGAGTGGAATAACCAATTTGTATTTGAAAAAGTCATATCTAAATGTGCTAGCTGGGGTTCGCCAGACAATATGATGTTTGTCATCGGTGCTACCAAGGCTGAATACTATTCAAAAATTAGAAAAATAATTCCACATCATTTCTTACTCATTCCAGGCGTAGGTGCTCAGGGTGGGTCTATGGAAGATGTATGCAAAGAATTGATGAATGAGGATATCGGAATTTTAGTCAATTCTTCACGAGAGATAATTTATGCATCAAACAGAGAGGATTTTGCAGCCAAGGCAGGGGAGAAGGCTAAGAAGATGTGGGATGAAATGAAAGGGTATTTTGAATAA
- the mdh gene encoding malate dehydrogenase, producing the protein MKITVVGAGAVGATCADNIMRKELCEELVLLDIKEGFAEGKALDMTQTTSLLGFDTKVIGSTNDYSKTAGSHVAVITSGIPRKPGMTREELIGINAGIVKNVTENLLKFSPDCIIVVISNPMDTMTYLALTSSGLPKHRIIGMGGILDSSRFKTYLQQAIGCSQHDLQATVIGGHGDTTMIPLTRLATYQGVPVHNVLTAETAAKVAADTMVGGATLTAMLGTSAWYAPGAAGAVLVESIVRDEKRVYPCCVKLDGEYGQNDICLGVPVVIGKNGWEKIIELDLNEDEKALFSKSADAVRNMNSVLATLSL; encoded by the coding sequence ATGAAAATTACCGTAGTAGGAGCAGGTGCAGTAGGCGCTACATGTGCAGATAATATTATGAGAAAAGAGCTTTGCGAAGAACTCGTATTGCTCGATATAAAAGAAGGATTTGCTGAAGGTAAGGCTTTAGACATGACCCAAACAACTTCACTTCTTGGATTTGATACCAAAGTAATTGGAAGCACTAATGATTATAGCAAAACTGCAGGTAGCCATGTAGCAGTTATAACTTCGGGTATACCACGTAAACCAGGCATGACGAGAGAAGAATTGATAGGTATCAATGCTGGCATTGTAAAAAATGTCACAGAAAATTTATTGAAGTTTTCTCCTGATTGTATCATTGTGGTGATTTCGAATCCTATGGACACTATGACCTACCTAGCCTTGACTAGTTCAGGACTACCTAAGCATAGAATTATAGGAATGGGGGGAATTTTAGATAGCAGCAGATTTAAAACATATCTACAGCAGGCTATCGGATGCTCTCAACATGACCTTCAGGCTACCGTAATTGGTGGACATGGCGATACGACCATGATTCCTTTGACGAGATTAGCTACTTATCAAGGAGTACCTGTGCATAATGTGTTAACAGCCGAAACCGCAGCTAAGGTAGCTGCTGATACCATGGTAGGTGGGGCTACACTCACAGCTATGCTTGGTACTTCTGCGTGGTATGCACCAGGTGCTGCAGGTGCAGTACTTGTAGAGTCAATAGTGAGAGATGAAAAAAGAGTATATCCTTGCTGTGTCAAACTAGATGGCGAATATGGACAAAATGATATTTGCCTAGGAGTGCCAGTAGTAATAGGAAAGAATGGCTGGGAAAAGATTATCGAACTAGATTTGAACGAAGATGAAAAAGCACTATTCTCTAAATCTGCAGATGCAGTGAGAAATATGAATAGTGTATTAGCCACTTTGTCTCTTTAA
- a CDS encoding MFS transporter — translation MSNKSFLVSIFLTAFIDMLGIGIIIPVIPAIFYGQGSAHFAGLIDETTIRWTFCLLMAAFPFMQFFGAPILGGLSDRYGRKPIIMLSMIGAAVGYSLFAVALYTQSLVILFLSRLIPGFFGGSLSVLFSAISDVSEPADKPKNFALIGMAFGLGFILGPVIGGVLSNSNYCAWFDLTTPFMLTALLSLSNFFLVWFRFQETLLSSKHTKLTILKGFQNVKIAFTTTNLRTLFSITFLNTLGFSFYTQFFSVFMFEKFHSDSTEVGLVFGWVGFWLVFTQGFLIRKINPSTAPASIVSKTMLVIGLGIISMVFPNAIWGILLLNFFLALAQGLNSPNLLTLVSGQAEPQQQGEILGINQSMQSLAQIIPPMVVAIFGKNLTTFPFVFGGCMVVMAWVIFVLVFKKTIND, via the coding sequence ATGTCCAATAAGTCCTTTCTAGTTAGCATTTTCCTTACAGCATTTATAGACATGCTGGGGATTGGGATTATTATTCCAGTCATTCCAGCAATTTTTTATGGTCAAGGCTCTGCACATTTCGCCGGTCTCATCGATGAGACGACCATCCGGTGGACATTCTGCTTATTGATGGCTGCCTTTCCTTTTATGCAATTTTTTGGAGCTCCCATTCTCGGTGGATTGAGCGATCGATATGGGAGGAAACCGATTATAATGTTGTCGATGATAGGAGCAGCTGTAGGTTACTCTCTTTTTGCTGTTGCTTTATATACTCAGAGTTTAGTTATTTTGTTTCTTTCAAGGCTTATACCTGGTTTTTTTGGAGGTAGTCTTTCAGTATTGTTTTCAGCTATTAGTGATGTATCAGAACCAGCCGACAAGCCTAAAAATTTTGCACTGATAGGTATGGCCTTCGGTCTTGGCTTTATTCTAGGACCTGTTATTGGTGGTGTTCTATCAAATTCTAACTACTGCGCTTGGTTTGATTTGACGACTCCCTTTATGCTCACAGCCCTCTTATCTTTAAGTAATTTTTTTTTAGTGTGGTTTAGATTTCAAGAAACTTTGCTAAGTTCCAAACATACCAAACTAACTATACTCAAGGGCTTTCAAAATGTAAAGATAGCTTTTACTACTACGAACTTACGTACCTTGTTTTCCATTACTTTTCTCAATACCTTAGGCTTTTCATTTTATACCCAATTTTTCTCTGTGTTTATGTTTGAGAAATTTCATTCCGATAGCACGGAGGTAGGGCTGGTATTTGGTTGGGTAGGATTCTGGTTGGTTTTTACACAAGGATTTTTAATACGAAAAATAAACCCTAGCACAGCGCCCGCCAGCATTGTATCCAAGACTATGCTTGTTATCGGACTCGGCATTATCTCTATGGTTTTTCCTAATGCTATATGGGGAATTTTACTCCTCAATTTTTTTCTTGCTTTAGCTCAGGGTCTCAATTCTCCCAACCTTCTAACCTTGGTATCTGGTCAGGCAGAACCACAGCAGCAGGGCGAAATCTTGGGTATCAATCAGTCTATGCAATCTTTAGCCCAAATTATCCCGCCTATGGTCGTCGCTATTTTTGGTAAGAATTTAACTACCTTTCCATTTGTCTTTGGAGGCTGTATGGTCGTGATGGCGTGGGTTATTTTTGTGCTAGTATTTAAAAAAACTATTAATGACTAA
- a CDS encoding anthranilate synthase component I family protein: MIDFFSVKYENTETFNAKLLVWAQRFSTFIFLDSNQNHDRYGEFDFILAVDALDFYTEIEELQSGKFYFGHISYDTNTDAIPFVNYGSTYFFEPRYILYGKNERLYFNRNATESLAILDAIIEENVEPYSIPKFEFQERTSASDYQDNIYKIQEAIRKGQFYELNYCVEFFKENIELNPVSTFLEINKHARSPMSALLKYDGKWALSFSPERLACLRGNKLISQPIKGTARRDLTSPKNDIAIKNELATSIKERAENTMIVDLVRHDMTTYAETGSIKVEELCEIYTFPFVHQMISTISAQLRDKNDGKKALKKLLPAGSMTGAPKKEVMQYIAQIENFHRGLYAGNIGYFAPNGDFDFNVVIRTLYYDATIQRLSLAVGGAITLLSDAEKEYHECLLKAEGIRKFFRG; the protein is encoded by the coding sequence ATGATAGATTTTTTTTCTGTAAAGTACGAAAATACAGAAACCTTCAATGCAAAGTTGCTTGTCTGGGCTCAGCGTTTTTCTACATTTATATTTCTAGATTCCAATCAAAATCACGATCGCTATGGAGAATTTGATTTTATTCTAGCGGTTGATGCACTAGACTTCTATACAGAAATCGAGGAGTTACAATCTGGGAAATTTTACTTCGGACACATTTCCTATGATACCAATACAGATGCAATACCTTTTGTAAACTATGGCTCAACCTATTTTTTCGAGCCCAGATATATTTTATATGGCAAGAATGAAAGGTTATATTTCAATAGAAATGCAACAGAGAGTTTGGCTATCCTTGATGCTATTATAGAAGAGAACGTAGAACCTTATAGCATACCAAAGTTTGAATTTCAGGAGCGAACTTCGGCTTCAGATTATCAAGATAATATTTATAAAATACAAGAGGCTATTCGAAAAGGTCAGTTTTATGAATTGAATTATTGTGTTGAGTTTTTCAAGGAGAATATCGAATTGAACCCTGTATCTACCTTTCTTGAAATCAATAAGCATGCTCGCTCTCCTATGTCAGCTTTATTGAAATATGATGGCAAATGGGCATTGTCATTTAGTCCTGAACGTCTGGCATGTCTACGAGGCAATAAACTCATAAGCCAACCTATCAAAGGAACAGCTCGTAGGGATTTAACCTCACCTAAAAATGATATAGCAATCAAAAACGAGTTAGCTACAAGTATCAAAGAGCGTGCCGAAAATACTATGATAGTAGATCTCGTAAGGCACGACATGACGACTTATGCTGAGACAGGCAGTATAAAAGTGGAAGAATTGTGTGAGATTTATACCTTTCCATTTGTACATCAAATGATATCTACCATATCGGCTCAGTTGAGAGATAAAAATGATGGCAAAAAAGCATTAAAGAAATTGCTCCCCGCAGGCTCTATGACTGGTGCACCGAAGAAAGAAGTTATGCAATACATAGCGCAAATAGAGAACTTCCACAGGGGTTTGTATGCGGGAAATATTGGTTATTTTGCACCGAATGGTGATTTTGACTTCAATGTCGTTATCCGCACACTCTACTATGATGCCACTATACAGAGACTATCACTTGCCGTAGGTGGAGCAATTACCTTGCTGAGCGATGCGGAGAAAGAATATCATGAATGTTTGTTAAAAGCAGAGGGGATTAGGAAGTTTTTTAGAGGATAA
- a CDS encoding 1-acyl-sn-glycerol-3-phosphate acyltransferase, with the protein MQIFRYIWGIWGFIVLVPIVILTAFFIVTLSLIFGKKAQNICLFVSQKISCNLICLLSGIWVCIHGREYIEKGKGYVIIGNHNSDYDIFIDSTTLPWSNIFCFLSKAEIGNIPVFGIIAKNLAVLVDRSSMTSRVKSMRKMKEVLESGKSVWIYAEGTRNKTTEPLLEFKDGAFKLAMEMKVPIIVNTLVGIRNINNANKKVDLCPGVVQCFFEKPIDTSYLTSQDLDNLKEQVRELMLSRLNG; encoded by the coding sequence ATGCAAATTTTTAGATACATTTGGGGGATTTGGGGCTTTATTGTTCTAGTTCCTATTGTTATACTCACTGCTTTTTTTATAGTCACTCTTAGTCTAATTTTCGGTAAGAAAGCCCAAAATATATGTCTATTTGTCTCCCAAAAAATTTCTTGTAATCTCATATGTCTCTTATCTGGCATTTGGGTTTGTATTCATGGCAGAGAATATATAGAAAAAGGCAAAGGTTATGTCATTATAGGCAATCATAATTCTGATTATGATATATTCATAGATTCTACGACGCTACCTTGGTCTAATATTTTTTGCTTTCTATCAAAAGCTGAAATTGGGAATATTCCGGTATTTGGTATTATAGCTAAAAACTTAGCTGTACTTGTTGATAGAAGTAGTATGACCTCTCGTGTCAAATCTATGCGGAAGATGAAAGAAGTTCTCGAAAGTGGAAAGTCTGTCTGGATTTATGCAGAAGGCACGCGAAACAAAACTACTGAACCTCTTTTAGAATTTAAAGATGGCGCATTCAAGCTGGCTATGGAAATGAAGGTTCCAATTATTGTCAACACATTAGTCGGTATCCGAAATATCAATAATGCGAATAAAAAAGTAGATTTATGTCCAGGTGTCGTGCAATGTTTTTTTGAAAAACCGATTGACACTTCGTATCTCACTTCACAAGATTTGGATAATCTCAAAGAGCAAGTTCGCGAACTCATGCTTTCACGTTTGAATGGTTAA
- the accC gene encoding acetyl-CoA carboxylase biotin carboxylase subunit: MFKKILIANRGEIALRVIRTAREMGIKTVAVYSTADKDSLHVKFADEAICIGPPESSKSYLNIPNIIAAIELTGADAVHPGYGFLAENAGFAEICSQYKVKFIGPTPEMIRLMGDKITAKDTMIKAGVPVVPGSPGLIEDVEEGIKVAVEMGFPVIIKATAGGGGKGMRIVWKEEDFQSNFETATREATAAFGNGGCYVEKYIEEPRHIEIQVAGDQHGNVTHLSERDCSIQRRHQKLVEECPSPFVDPELRKKMGEAAKKAAKSINYEGMGTIEFLVDKYKNFYFMEMNTRIQVEHTVTEEVMDFDLIKEQIMIAAGEKITRSEYFPPERGVHAIEVRINAENVLRDFAPHPGKIGAFHTPKGFGVRVDTLAYSGYTVQPYYDSMIAKLICRSHSREEAIQKMKRALEEFVVEGINTTIPFHKVLMNNEDFVKGNFDTGFLNKWDYIEEIKKLEK; the protein is encoded by the coding sequence ATGTTTAAGAAAATATTAATAGCCAATAGAGGCGAAATTGCACTTAGAGTTATACGAACCGCTCGTGAAATGGGTATCAAAACGGTGGCAGTTTATTCTACTGCGGATAAGGATAGCTTGCATGTAAAGTTCGCAGATGAGGCTATCTGCATAGGTCCTCCTGAGAGTTCTAAGTCCTATTTGAATATTCCTAATATCATAGCAGCCATAGAATTGACAGGTGCGGATGCAGTACATCCAGGCTATGGTTTTTTGGCTGAAAATGCTGGATTTGCTGAAATATGTAGTCAATATAAGGTGAAATTCATCGGTCCTACACCTGAAATGATTCGCCTTATGGGTGATAAAATCACAGCGAAGGACACTATGATAAAGGCTGGAGTTCCTGTGGTGCCTGGTTCACCTGGATTAATAGAAGATGTAGAGGAAGGAATAAAGGTAGCTGTAGAAATGGGTTTTCCTGTAATCATAAAAGCTACTGCAGGTGGAGGAGGTAAAGGAATGCGTATTGTATGGAAAGAAGAGGATTTTCAATCTAATTTCGAAACAGCAACCCGTGAAGCTACTGCTGCATTCGGCAATGGTGGTTGCTATGTAGAGAAATATATCGAAGAGCCAAGACATATTGAAATTCAGGTAGCTGGTGACCAACACGGAAATGTCACACACTTATCTGAAAGAGACTGTTCTATTCAACGCCGTCATCAAAAGTTGGTAGAGGAATGTCCGTCTCCATTTGTAGATCCTGAGTTAAGAAAGAAAATGGGTGAAGCGGCTAAGAAGGCTGCAAAATCAATTAACTACGAAGGGATGGGAACCATTGAGTTTCTTGTAGATAAATATAAGAATTTCTACTTTATGGAAATGAATACGAGAATTCAAGTGGAGCACACGGTGACAGAAGAAGTAATGGATTTTGACCTCATCAAGGAGCAGATTATGATAGCTGCTGGTGAGAAAATAACTCGTTCAGAATATTTCCCTCCAGAGCGTGGTGTTCATGCTATTGAAGTTCGAATTAATGCTGAGAATGTGTTGCGCGACTTCGCCCCACATCCGGGTAAGATAGGCGCATTCCATACTCCAAAAGGATTTGGTGTGCGTGTAGATACCTTAGCGTATTCTGGATATACTGTGCAGCCTTATTATGATAGTATGATAGCGAAATTGATTTGCAGATCGCACTCACGCGAAGAGGCAATTCAGAAAATGAAAAGAGCTCTAGAAGAATTCGTAGTAGAAGGCATCAATACAACCATTCCATTCCATAAGGTACTTATGAATAATGAGGATTTTGTCAAAGGTAATTTCGATACTGGTTTCCTCAATAAATGGGACTATATCGAAGAAATAAAGAAACTGGAAAAATAA
- the accB gene encoding acetyl-CoA carboxylase biotin carboxyl carrier protein, whose protein sequence is MDFKEIQELVKMFSKSGIGELKIEQENFSIKLKSNESFTQVVSGGVVTSMPMAAAPVTQTAAVSPAPIATNNEEKAAPAAKSGGNEKTIKAPMIGTFYRSSGPDKDPFVKVGDRVEVGQVICIIEAMKLFNEIESDVAGTITKVLINDASPVEYDQPLFVVE, encoded by the coding sequence ATGGACTTTAAAGAAATCCAAGAACTAGTAAAAATGTTTAGCAAGTCGGGAATTGGTGAATTAAAAATAGAGCAAGAAAATTTTTCGATTAAATTGAAAAGTAATGAAAGTTTTACCCAAGTAGTTAGCGGAGGGGTGGTGACTTCGATGCCTATGGCAGCTGCTCCCGTGACGCAAACCGCAGCAGTATCTCCAGCTCCAATAGCTACTAATAACGAAGAAAAAGCAGCACCTGCAGCCAAATCAGGTGGTAATGAAAAGACTATCAAAGCGCCAATGATTGGCACTTTCTATCGTTCTTCAGGACCAGATAAGGATCCATTTGTAAAAGTAGGCGACCGAGTAGAAGTAGGTCAGGTTATCTGTATTATTGAAGCTATGAAGCTTTTTAATGAAATAGAAAGTGATGTCGCAGGTACTATTACTAAAGTACTAATCAACGACGCGAGTCCAGTGGAGTACGACCAACCTTTATTTGTAGTAGAATAA
- a CDS encoding alanine dehydrogenase → MSLSQVTDLSQNVTKYEYSTQEQPIVVGEKKNSFSIGVPREKTFQENRVALTPESVHMLSHHGIKVQIETGAGNYSHYSDREYSEAGADIIYEQHKIYDCDIILQVTPPTLEEVEHMKTHQTIFSPLHLPSMKKKVVEKMMEKKITAIAYEYLQDDWGAYPIVRAMSEIAGGAVVLIASEYLSTVKGGKGILLGGITGVPPTNVVILGSGIVGETAAKAALGLGATVKIFDNSLYKLKRIQNNLGRNIYTSVLSSITLSQELKNADVVIGALHSKTSRTPILISESMVMNMKPNSVIIDVSIDQGGCFETSEMTNHDNPTFIKHDVIHYCVPNIPSRVSRTASIALSNILANTMIQLQNAGGIKPLIQFSKGVRHGAYLFIGNVCHQHFSQILGEKFIDLDLIFLGDL, encoded by the coding sequence ATGTCTCTGAGTCAAGTTACTGATTTATCTCAAAATGTCACCAAATACGAATATTCTACACAAGAACAACCTATAGTCGTAGGTGAAAAGAAAAATAGTTTCTCGATAGGTGTACCTCGCGAAAAAACCTTTCAAGAAAATCGAGTAGCCTTGACCCCAGAATCAGTCCATATGTTATCTCATCATGGTATAAAGGTACAAATTGAAACCGGTGCAGGAAATTATAGCCACTATTCTGATAGAGAATATTCTGAGGCAGGTGCTGATATAATTTATGAACAACACAAAATTTACGACTGTGATATTATACTTCAAGTGACTCCACCTACTTTGGAGGAAGTGGAACACATGAAAACCCATCAAACCATATTTTCCCCGCTTCATCTTCCATCAATGAAGAAAAAAGTCGTAGAGAAAATGATGGAGAAAAAAATAACAGCGATTGCTTATGAATACCTTCAAGACGACTGGGGAGCCTATCCTATAGTTCGTGCCATGAGTGAAATAGCAGGCGGAGCGGTCGTATTGATAGCATCGGAATATCTGAGCACCGTCAAAGGTGGCAAAGGAATTCTACTAGGTGGCATCACAGGAGTACCACCTACCAATGTAGTCATATTGGGGTCTGGCATAGTAGGTGAGACTGCTGCCAAAGCCGCATTAGGACTGGGGGCTACTGTCAAGATTTTTGACAACTCTCTGTACAAGCTCAAACGTATTCAAAATAATCTCGGCAGAAATATCTACACATCTGTATTATCCTCCATTACGCTATCGCAGGAATTGAAAAATGCAGATGTGGTTATAGGAGCATTACATTCTAAAACTAGCCGCACACCCATTCTTATTTCAGAATCTATGGTCATGAACATGAAACCTAATTCTGTCATAATAGATGTGTCGATAGATCAAGGTGGATGCTTTGAAACAAGTGAAATGACTAATCATGATAATCCTACATTTATAAAGCATGATGTCATACACTACTGCGTACCGAATATTCCATCACGGGTATCTCGAACAGCATCTATCGCTTTGAGCAATATATTAGCCAATACCATGATTCAACTTCAAAATGCTGGCGGTATCAAGCCTCTCATTCAATTCTCCAAAGGGGTGCGACATGGGGCCTACTTGTTTATAGGCAATGTATGTCATCAGCACTTTAGTCAAATATTAGGTGAAAAATTTATCGACCTCGATTTGATTTTTCTTGGCGATTTATAA